A window of the Desulforapulum autotrophicum HRM2 genome harbors these coding sequences:
- a CDS encoding exo-beta-N-acetylmuramidase NamZ family protein, translated as MKPVTLTGLESLCRHPLDLPRGCRIGLLANPASVDSRLNHGVDLINRLYPGQLTALFSPQHGFYAEKQDNMVESDHTIDSEFGIPVFSLYSTTRKPDQGMMDHIDLLMIDIQDVGTRVYTFIYTISYCLEAAALYGKSVILLDRPNPLGGVEVEGNLLEKNCRSFVGRYALPMRHGLTVGEIALLFNKVSGIGADLKVVPMTNWRRDMGFESTGLPWIAPSPNLPTPSSAAVYPGQVIFEGTNISEGRGTTQPFELFGAPFVEPGKVLEQVKGKILGAILRPVCFQPCSGKWQNQVCRGFQIHVTSGAYKPYRTSLILLQAMIRLWPDEFQWKSPPYEYEFKRRPIDLILGSQTLADRIENMDDIHAIADDWKKEEAEFKAMSREFWLYG; from the coding sequence ATGAAACCCGTTACCCTGACAGGGCTTGAAAGCCTTTGCCGACACCCCCTTGATCTGCCCAGGGGATGCCGAATAGGCCTTCTGGCCAACCCGGCTTCAGTGGACAGCCGATTGAACCATGGGGTAGACCTCATTAACCGCCTTTATCCGGGGCAGCTTACGGCCCTGTTTTCACCCCAGCACGGATTTTATGCAGAAAAGCAGGACAACATGGTCGAGTCCGACCACACCATTGATTCCGAATTCGGTATTCCCGTGTTCAGCCTGTACAGTACAACCCGGAAACCTGATCAAGGTATGATGGACCACATTGATCTGCTCATGATTGACATCCAGGATGTGGGAACCCGGGTTTACACCTTCATCTATACCATTTCCTATTGCCTTGAAGCTGCAGCCCTTTATGGAAAATCGGTCATCCTCCTTGACAGACCCAATCCCCTGGGGGGCGTTGAGGTCGAGGGGAATCTGCTTGAAAAAAACTGCCGTTCGTTTGTGGGAAGGTATGCGCTTCCCATGCGCCATGGCCTGACCGTGGGTGAGATTGCTCTTTTGTTTAATAAAGTCAGTGGCATCGGGGCGGATCTCAAGGTGGTTCCCATGACGAATTGGCGCCGGGACATGGGGTTTGAATCAACAGGGCTTCCCTGGATCGCTCCCTCTCCCAACCTGCCGACACCAAGTTCAGCCGCTGTCTATCCGGGCCAGGTTATTTTTGAGGGAACAAACATCAGCGAAGGAAGGGGAACCACCCAGCCCTTTGAGCTGTTTGGGGCACCCTTTGTGGAACCCGGGAAGGTCCTTGAACAGGTCAAAGGTAAAATTCTTGGAGCGATACTAAGGCCTGTCTGTTTTCAACCCTGTTCCGGAAAATGGCAAAACCAGGTCTGCCGGGGATTCCAGATCCATGTAACCTCAGGGGCCTACAAACCCTATCGAACCAGTCTGATACTTCTTCAGGCCATGATTCGCTTGTGGCCGGATGAATTCCAGTGGAAATCGCCTCCCTATGAGTATGAGTTTAAACGGCGACCCATTGATCTCATTCTTGGCAGTCAGACACTTGCGGATCGAATCGAAAACATGGACGATATCCATGCCATTGCAGATGATTGGAAAAAAGAGGAGGCCGAATTCAAGGCCATGTCAAGGGAGTTCTGGCTCTATGGGTAA
- a CDS encoding ribonuclease HI, with protein sequence MGKNRPDTAKGSWKRMSFKNNKVWAAVLEGGDLAVDQGKVEIRYSLDQEYVYRVKPESLGPESLALSKKIVPDRAKKQEGPRSFLPRKEESPHPLIPMPPQGVIQIYTDGASSGNPGPAGLGVVLLYGDHKREISESIGRATNNVAELNAIKRGLELLKRTDLPIEIHTDSTYCIGVLVKGWKPAMNQELILGIRKLMGRFKQLRLVKVKGHSGVQGNERADALATAGVKKFSG encoded by the coding sequence ATGGGTAAGAATAGACCGGATACGGCCAAGGGGTCCTGGAAACGGATGAGTTTCAAGAACAACAAGGTGTGGGCTGCGGTTTTAGAGGGTGGCGACCTTGCTGTAGACCAGGGAAAGGTTGAGATCAGGTACAGCCTTGACCAGGAATATGTCTACAGGGTAAAACCTGAAAGTTTGGGGCCTGAAAGTCTTGCACTGTCAAAAAAAATCGTCCCTGACCGGGCTAAAAAACAAGAGGGACCAAGATCTTTTCTGCCCCGGAAAGAAGAATCGCCCCACCCTTTAATTCCCATGCCGCCCCAGGGCGTTATCCAGATATATACCGACGGCGCCTCTTCGGGGAATCCCGGCCCTGCAGGACTGGGTGTGGTTCTTCTGTACGGCGACCATAAAAGAGAGATCAGCGAATCCATTGGCAGGGCAACAAATAACGTGGCTGAATTAAACGCCATAAAACGTGGTCTGGAATTGCTCAAGCGAACAGATCTTCCCATTGAGATCCATACGGACTCCACCTATTGCATCGGTGTTCTGGTGAAGGGGTGGAAACCTGCTATGAACCAGGAATTGATCCTTGGTATCCGGAAGTTGATGGGGCGATTTAAACAGTTGAGGCTGGTAAAGGTAAAGGGACATTCAGGGGTTCAGGGAAACGAGCGAGCCGATGCACTTGCAACTGCGGGGGTTAAAAAGTTTTCCGGGTGA